One genomic window of Parabacteroides pacaensis includes the following:
- a CDS encoding glycogen/starch synthase: protein MDAKKILFITQEITPYLPESEIATICRNLPQGIQERGREIRTFMPKFGNINERRNQLHEVIRLSGMNLIIDDTDHPLIIKVASIQAARMQVYFIDNDDFFQRKATVADDNGIEYEDNDDRSIFYVRGVLETVKKLRWIPDVIHCHGWISALTPLYIKKAYADDPCFKNTKMVYSVYNDDFKTPLRKSFAKKLKLSGITDKDLSEIHNKEVDFASLTKLAVKFSDGVIQGSETINEEVLNYISTNKKIPFLPYQSPETYIDSINEFYDVVMESNQ, encoded by the coding sequence ATGGATGCAAAAAAAATCTTGTTTATCACTCAAGAAATCACGCCCTATCTTCCAGAATCAGAAATTGCTACAATCTGCAGGAACCTGCCGCAAGGTATTCAGGAGCGTGGACGAGAAATCAGAACATTCATGCCCAAGTTTGGTAATATCAACGAACGTCGTAATCAATTGCACGAAGTGATTCGCCTTTCCGGTATGAATTTAATTATCGATGACACTGACCATCCCCTAATCATTAAAGTTGCATCTATCCAAGCGGCCCGTATGCAGGTTTATTTTATAGATAATGACGACTTTTTCCAGCGTAAAGCCACTGTGGCAGACGATAATGGCATAGAGTACGAGGATAATGACGACCGTTCTATTTTTTATGTCCGAGGTGTGTTAGAAACAGTGAAGAAATTACGTTGGATTCCGGACGTTATTCATTGTCACGGATGGATTTCCGCTCTCACTCCCCTTTATATTAAAAAAGCGTATGCAGATGATCCTTGCTTCAAAAATACAAAAATGGTTTATTCTGTATATAACGACGATTTTAAAACGCCGTTGAGAAAGTCGTTTGCAAAAAAACTAAAATTAAGCGGGATCACGGATAAAGATTTAAGTGAAATTCATAACAAAGAGGTCGACTTCGCATCTCTTACCAAACTGGCCGTTAAATTCTCCGACGGAGTAATCCAGGGTAGTGAAACTATAAATGAGGAAGTATTAAATTATATATCAACAAACAAAAAGATTCCTTTTCTTCCGTACCAATCCCCCGAAACGTACATAGACTCGATTAACGAGTTCTACGATGTTGTAATGGAATCAAATCAATGA
- the panC gene encoding pantoate--beta-alanine ligase, producing the protein MKVFDSIKDLQQYLADAKWENKTIGLVPTMGALHKGHESLVRRSAKENDECVVSVFVNPTQFNDKNDLITYPRTVEKDCELLEAAGCTVAFIPSEKEMYPKPDTRVFKLGAVAEVMEGPRRPGHFNGVAQIVSKLFDIVKPDNAYFGEKDFQQIAVIRQMVKLLNLPVNIVACPIVRESDGLALSSRNTRLTEEQRKKAPVIAQTLRESVTFAAHKSVKEVIDYVINTINSVPDMEVEYYEIVDGYSMQPIQHWSETAYPVGCITVYCGKVRLIDNIAYGK; encoded by the coding sequence ATGAAAGTATTTGATAGTATTAAAGATTTGCAGCAGTATCTTGCTGATGCAAAGTGGGAAAATAAAACAATCGGCTTAGTTCCCACCATGGGAGCTTTACACAAAGGTCATGAAAGCTTAGTAAGACGTAGCGCCAAAGAAAACGACGAATGTGTGGTAAGTGTATTTGTGAACCCTACCCAGTTTAATGATAAAAACGACCTGATAACTTATCCTCGTACTGTAGAAAAAGATTGTGAATTGTTAGAAGCTGCCGGTTGTACGGTCGCTTTTATACCTTCTGAAAAAGAAATGTATCCGAAACCCGATACGCGAGTATTTAAGTTAGGTGCTGTGGCGGAGGTGATGGAAGGTCCTCGTCGTCCGGGACATTTTAACGGAGTAGCTCAAATTGTAAGCAAATTGTTTGATATTGTAAAACCGGATAATGCTTATTTCGGAGAAAAAGATTTCCAGCAAATTGCTGTGATTCGCCAAATGGTGAAATTATTGAATCTGCCGGTAAACATTGTAGCATGTCCCATTGTAAGAGAATCTGACGGTTTAGCTTTAAGCAGCCGGAACACGCGTTTAACGGAAGAGCAACGGAAAAAAGCTCCGGTTATTGCTCAGACTTTACGTGAAAGTGTTACCTTTGCTGCCCATAAAAGTGTGAAGGAAGTAATTGATTATGTGATAAACACGATTAATAGCGTTCCGGATATGGAAGTAGAGTACTATGAAATAGTAGACGGCTATTCTATGCAACCTATCCAGCATTGGTCGGAAACAGCCTATCCGGTGGGATGTATCACTGTTTATTGCGGAAAAGTACGTTTGATAGATAATATAGCTTACGGAAAGTAA
- the panD gene encoding aspartate 1-decarboxylase, with translation MLIEVVKSKIHRVTVTEANLDYIGSITIDEDLMDAANLIANEKVQIVDNNNGERFETYVIKGERGSGMICLNGAAARKVQRGDIIIIMSYAFMDFEEAKTFKPAVVFPDTSTNRLM, from the coding sequence ATGCTGATAGAAGTAGTTAAATCAAAAATTCACCGTGTTACTGTTACTGAAGCAAATCTGGATTATATCGGAAGCATTACGATAGATGAAGATTTGATGGATGCTGCTAATTTGATTGCCAATGAAAAGGTGCAGATTGTAGATAATAATAATGGTGAGCGTTTTGAAACTTATGTCATTAAAGGGGAAAGAGGATCCGGAATGATCTGCCTGAATGGTGCGGCAGCCCGTAAAGTTCAGCGGGGCGACATTATAATTATCATGTCGTATGCTTTCATGGATTTTGAGGAAGCCAAAACTTTTAAGCCTGCTGTTGTTTTTCCCGATACTTCCACCAATCGACTGATGTAA
- the ffh gene encoding signal recognition particle protein, producing the protein MFENLSERLDRSFKLLKGEGKITEINVAETLKDVRKALLDADVNYKVAKQFTDTVKEKALGQNVLTSVKPSQLMVKIVHDELARLMGGTAIDINLKGSPAIILMSGLQGSGKTTFSGKLANMLKTKKSKNPLLVACDVYRPAAIEQLRVLGEQIQVPVYFELENKNPVAIALNAIKEAKAKGNDLVIIDTAGRLAIDEQMMNEIAAIKSAISPDEILFVVDAMTGQDAVNTAKEFNERLDFDGVVLTKLDGDTRGGAALSIRTVVDKPIKFVGTGEKMDALDIFHPERMADRILGMGDIVSLVERAQEQYDEAEAKRLQKKIAKNQFDFNDFIAQIQQIKKMGNLKELASMIPGVGKALKNVDIDDNAFKSIEAIIYSMTPAERSNPAILNGSRRKRIADGSGTSVTEVNKLIKQFDETRKMMRMLTTAKPGSKKLPGLRR; encoded by the coding sequence ATGTTTGAAAATTTAAGCGAAAGACTCGATCGGTCTTTTAAGCTCTTAAAGGGTGAAGGAAAGATTACGGAAATTAACGTAGCCGAAACTCTGAAAGATGTACGTAAAGCGCTATTGGATGCCGATGTCAACTATAAAGTTGCTAAACAATTTACAGATACGGTAAAAGAAAAAGCTTTAGGCCAGAACGTATTGACGTCAGTAAAGCCCAGCCAGTTAATGGTTAAGATTGTTCACGACGAATTGGCCCGTTTGATGGGAGGTACGGCAATCGATATAAATCTGAAAGGTTCGCCTGCCATTATTTTAATGTCAGGTTTACAAGGTTCAGGAAAAACTACCTTCTCCGGGAAGTTAGCCAACATGCTGAAAACCAAGAAAAGTAAAAATCCGCTATTGGTTGCCTGTGATGTTTACCGTCCTGCTGCGATTGAACAGCTACGGGTATTGGGAGAACAAATCCAGGTTCCCGTTTATTTTGAATTAGAAAATAAAAATCCTGTCGCTATTGCCTTAAATGCTATCAAGGAAGCGAAAGCGAAAGGAAACGATTTGGTAATTATCGATACTGCCGGACGGTTGGCGATAGACGAACAAATGATGAATGAGATTGCTGCTATTAAATCTGCGATCTCCCCGGATGAAATCTTGTTTGTTGTGGATGCCATGACAGGACAGGATGCTGTCAATACTGCCAAAGAATTTAATGAACGCCTCGATTTTGACGGTGTTGTACTTACTAAGTTAGATGGTGATACCCGTGGTGGTGCTGCCCTTTCTATTCGTACGGTAGTAGACAAGCCTATTAAGTTTGTAGGTACGGGAGAAAAGATGGATGCTTTGGATATCTTCCATCCGGAACGTATGGCAGACCGTATTTTGGGGATGGGGGATATTGTATCTTTGGTGGAACGTGCCCAAGAGCAATATGATGAAGCTGAAGCGAAACGTTTACAGAAAAAGATAGCTAAGAACCAGTTTGACTTTAATGATTTTATTGCCCAGATTCAACAAATCAAAAAAATGGGTAACCTGAAAGAATTGGCATCTATGATTCCCGGGGTAGGCAAGGCATTAAAAAATGTAGATATAGACGATAACGCTTTTAAAAGTATAGAGGCTATTATTTATTCTATGACCCCGGCTGAACGGAGTAACCCGGCTATATTGAATGGCTCCCGCCGGAAACGGATTGCCGATGGAAGCGGTACTTCCGTAACAGAAGTAAATAAATTGATCAAGCAATTTGATGAAACCCGCAAAATGATGCGTATGCTTACTACTGCAAAACCCGGCAGTAAAAAATTGCCAGGATTGAGAAGATAA
- the folD gene encoding bifunctional methylenetetrahydrofolate dehydrogenase/methenyltetrahydrofolate cyclohydrolase FolD has product MQLIDGKAIAAQIKKEIAAEVAQIKEEGGKIPHLAAILVGHDGGSETYVASKVRTCEEVGFKSTLIRYEEDVTEEELLKKVDELNNDPDIDGFIVQLPLPKHISEQKIIEAIDYRKDVDGFHPINVGRMSIGLPCFVSATPAGILELLKRYHIETQGKHCVVLGRSNIVGKPMATLMMQKAYPGDCTVTVCHSRSKNLKEMCLSADIIIVALGVPEFLKADMVKPGAVIIDVGTTRLPSSVTKSGFKLTGDVKFDEVAPLCSYITPVPGGVGPMTIISLMRNTLLAGKKAIYKD; this is encoded by the coding sequence ATGCAACTGATAGACGGAAAAGCAATCGCTGCACAGATTAAAAAAGAAATTGCAGCAGAAGTTGCCCAGATTAAGGAAGAAGGAGGAAAGATCCCTCATCTGGCAGCTATTTTAGTAGGTCATGACGGAGGTAGCGAAACATACGTAGCCAGCAAGGTAAGAACTTGTGAGGAAGTAGGATTTAAATCTACCTTGATTCGTTATGAAGAAGATGTTACGGAAGAAGAATTGTTGAAAAAAGTAGATGAACTGAATAATGATCCGGATATTGACGGGTTTATTGTCCAGTTACCTTTACCTAAACATATTTCCGAACAGAAAATAATCGAAGCGATTGATTACCGGAAAGATGTGGATGGCTTTCATCCTATTAATGTGGGACGCATGTCTATCGGGTTGCCTTGTTTTGTTTCGGCTACACCTGCCGGCATTCTTGAATTATTGAAACGGTATCATATTGAAACGCAAGGCAAGCATTGTGTAGTGTTGGGACGTAGTAATATCGTGGGTAAGCCGATGGCTACTTTAATGATGCAAAAAGCTTACCCGGGTGACTGTACGGTAACGGTTTGCCATAGTCGTTCGAAAAACCTGAAAGAAATGTGTCTAAGTGCAGATATTATTATTGTGGCACTAGGGGTTCCCGAATTTTTGAAAGCCGATATGGTCAAGCCGGGAGCTGTGATTATCGATGTAGGAACTACGCGTTTGCCTTCGAGTGTTACTAAATCGGGATTTAAATTAACCGGCGATGTAAAGTTTGACGAAGTAGCTCCTTTATGTTCTTATATTACTCCGGTACCGGGCGGTGTAGGCCCGATGACTATTATTTCCTTGATGCGTAATACGCTTCTTGCCGGGAAGAAGGCTATTTACAAAGATTGA
- a CDS encoding CapA family protein, with product MYKKVLFLFILFLFTRVSAQQDTLSLIFVGDAMSHLTQVNNAWNGKEYDFSNYYKSIEKEISQVDFAVVNLEVPLAGPPYSGYPCFSSPDIFAQTLKDAGFDVFLVANNHCLDKGTKGLKRTFSVLDTLGIKYMGAYANPQVRERMYPCLLLRNGFRIAMLNYTYGTNGFMVEAPCIVNMIDKKLIQADIEEAKRMKPDIIIANMHWGNEYQLQPSKEQKELAEWLIQQGVRIIIGSHPHVVQPMEMRKDPTGKNTELVVYSLGNFVSNMPFPNTTGGGLVKIILTKNEGQTEIASAGYSLLFTHRQPLPSGRISYEVVPGSAWCDSPAKDTVSDISKLREYIKGVRELLNKYNVNVEEYKFE from the coding sequence ATGTATAAAAAAGTTTTGTTCCTTTTTATTCTATTCTTATTTACACGAGTATCTGCGCAGCAAGATACTTTATCTTTGATATTTGTGGGAGATGCTATGTCACATCTGACCCAGGTGAATAATGCCTGGAATGGAAAAGAGTATGACTTTTCTAACTATTATAAATCTATTGAAAAAGAAATTTCCCAGGTTGATTTCGCAGTTGTGAATTTGGAAGTGCCTTTGGCTGGTCCTCCCTATTCCGGATATCCTTGTTTTAGTTCTCCCGACATTTTTGCCCAAACATTGAAAGACGCAGGTTTTGATGTATTTCTTGTTGCGAATAATCATTGTTTGGATAAAGGAACGAAAGGATTAAAACGAACTTTCTCAGTATTGGATACGTTAGGAATTAAGTATATGGGTGCGTATGCAAACCCTCAAGTCCGGGAAAGGATGTATCCTTGTCTGCTTTTGCGAAACGGTTTCCGGATTGCTATGCTCAATTATACGTATGGAACTAACGGATTTATGGTAGAAGCTCCTTGTATTGTAAATATGATTGATAAAAAGTTGATCCAAGCGGATATTGAAGAAGCCAAGAGGATGAAGCCGGATATAATTATTGCCAATATGCATTGGGGAAATGAATATCAGCTTCAACCATCTAAAGAACAAAAAGAGTTAGCGGAATGGTTAATTCAACAAGGGGTGCGAATCATTATAGGCAGTCATCCGCATGTGGTACAGCCTATGGAAATGCGAAAAGATCCAACAGGAAAAAATACAGAGTTAGTTGTATATTCTTTAGGGAATTTTGTATCCAATATGCCCTTCCCGAATACTACGGGAGGAGGATTGGTAAAGATTATATTGACTAAAAACGAAGGACAGACAGAGATTGCTTCTGCGGGATATTCTTTATTGTTTACTCATCGGCAGCCTCTTCCATCGGGTAGAATTTCTTATGAGGTGGTGCCTGGTTCGGCTTGGTGTGATTCGCCGGCAAAAGATACCGTTTCGGATATTTCTAAACTTAGAGAATACATAAAAGGTGTGCGTGAACTGTTGAATAAGTATAATGTGAATGTAGAAGAATACAAATTCGAGTAA
- the trhA gene encoding PAQR family membrane homeostasis protein TrhA — protein MKPISYKCIYKEEAVNTWTHGIGMVSALVGCAFLGISAFKTQNGWIIFSILIYCLSMMSSYISSTFYHGSTNPFHKHFLRKFDHSAIFLFIAGSYTPFTLITLRNEGAWGWTLFGIVWGAAIIGIILSFLKMKKSSNLKTICYLAMGWVVVIAFKPLLHTLQLNNSMNVLYWLIGGGLFYTVGSVFFFLDKYKYMHPLWHIFVMGGTACHFWAIYLLTRL, from the coding sequence ATGAAGCCTATCTCTTATAAATGCATATACAAAGAAGAAGCAGTCAATACCTGGACGCACGGAATCGGAATGGTGAGCGCACTCGTTGGATGTGCTTTCCTAGGTATTTCTGCTTTTAAAACCCAAAACGGTTGGATCATTTTTAGTATTCTGATCTACTGCTTAAGCATGATGTCCTCTTATATTTCATCTACTTTCTATCACGGTTCCACAAATCCTTTCCATAAACATTTTCTAAGGAAGTTCGACCATAGTGCTATTTTCCTATTTATAGCAGGTAGCTATACACCTTTTACTTTGATCACTCTACGGAATGAAGGAGCTTGGGGATGGACACTTTTCGGTATAGTATGGGGAGCAGCTATCATCGGGATTATTCTTAGTTTCCTGAAAATGAAGAAAAGCAGTAATCTGAAAACAATATGTTATCTGGCAATGGGCTGGGTGGTTGTAATTGCTTTCAAGCCACTTCTACATACCCTTCAATTAAATAACTCGATGAATGTATTATATTGGTTAATAGGAGGAGGCTTATTTTACACAGTAGGCTCTGTTTTTTTCTTTTTGGATAAATATAAATACATGCACCCTTTATGGCATATTTTTGTAATGGGAGGAACTGCTTGCCATTTCTGGGCCATTTATCTACTCACTCGATTATAA
- a CDS encoding DUF4251 domain-containing protein: protein MKRLVLLIVVLSIGMSGTMQAQSKREKAREARKAREEQRKEERKQKEALEDAISYTDALQAINSQSFVVEANTLQPRSGRMFFVNPTTNFLAVSNGQATVQIASNSAINPGPNGLGGITVQGSTSDVKIKKDNKGNVFLSMSVQGVIISATVTVQLAADSNNAVVTVDPNFSGNILTLTGSLIPTSMSNIFMGSTI from the coding sequence ATGAAAAGATTAGTATTGTTAATTGTCGTATTATCGATAGGGATGAGTGGAACGATGCAAGCTCAGTCGAAGAGAGAGAAAGCAAGAGAAGCCCGGAAAGCCAGAGAAGAACAAAGGAAAGAAGAAAGAAAGCAAAAAGAGGCATTGGAAGATGCTATCTCGTATACGGATGCTTTGCAGGCGATAAATTCTCAATCGTTTGTTGTAGAGGCAAACACTTTGCAACCAAGAAGCGGTCGTATGTTTTTTGTAAATCCTACTACTAATTTCCTGGCTGTTAGTAACGGGCAGGCAACTGTTCAGATAGCTTCCAACAGTGCAATTAATCCCGGTCCAAATGGTTTAGGTGGTATTACGGTACAGGGTTCGACTTCGGATGTAAAGATTAAAAAAGATAATAAGGGGAATGTATTTTTAAGCATGAGCGTACAAGGGGTGATTATCTCTGCTACGGTGACTGTTCAATTAGCTGCGGATAGTAATAACGCGGTTGTTACGGTAGATCCTAATTTTTCCGGGAATATATTGACATTGACAGGATCTTTGATTCCTACTTCTATGTCTAATATCTTTATGGGAAGTACTATTTAA
- a CDS encoding AsmA family protein produces the protein MKKIKNKKIRITLIVLLCIIALPIVGFFIISWAVLPPKKLTPLVVNTANQYLNAELQCEKIELTYFETFPFLGVAINNGKLISHVERDSLTQSTDTLTLPSDSLLSFSKCVVSVQPLDFLLKNKVTVKNVVFIQPTIYGYVNENGKANWEIYNTTDTTTVEESSAEKPLPYIDVQRVRIIDGSLTYDNRQTSLFTHLNGFYFMVDGARTDSSAIVDIKTGWKKLLFQSPDYTLENDLELNLKSKVKLEGQSLYLSDTEMLINKLPFTLNGKIYADKEKKSLQTDLEYGLNIPDLNTLFAFIPSAYLKKDKDTQITGSIQLTGKIQGELGDSTYPVLTACCVLENGSLYGKSKENGIDSLALDVDLLLDMAHSDSSFIDLERMLIQGKHCSFDMQAKATDILENPAVWATLKGDIDFTEISKNFFHPDTLVMEGDVKTNIETRFKLSDLQQANYGKVFAQGQMDIQNFKATSVPFDINMIITQAQLKIDSETKAERFLKDKKLMNTNLSIDSLNIKWKEKIVTNLSHLNMAVSAPPTTDTTAVIPMGGMISFNKLRTLLPDSVWLWIGKTEMKGALKPSPSNKKMPVLAALIQSDSLAYMYPQYHSGILLTHSSFNMNAFPYQFDTTNIRKRRVNPLSSDSLRRRLVAKRDTTFMLDKNTSRLLRQWDVKGNVTFNNMRAFTPFFPLPIEMKESNVHFTTNDIKLSDAQLQLGKSDFTLNGEINSLRRALLRGGKLTADLSIQSDYINCNELMNATTRGMIYSEQQAAVSEADMSSEGFDDFQTSSVQLSNQTDTTDTSGVFVLPDFLNLTLRTHAKQIDFDDVTLENTTGGVTLQDQSLQLTNLNMHSNIGCGHLTMIYTAKNKNGAYAGFDLNMQEILVEKLVSLFPSIDTLLPMLRSFEGIVDCQLAATCDMDSTMSIKLPSLYAACHLEGQNMVLLDGETFTEISKTLMFKNKERNIIDHIAVDFIVKDNKIEVFPFLIEMDRYRVAVGGTHNLDMTFNYHISVLKSPVPFKLGINITGNLDDFKFKIGKCKYKDLFKPAKSSVLDSTNIRINVRQDIYEAIQKQLQSSLFNREMIPLDSTGVHQHPHLADHETGLASGKK, from the coding sequence ATGAAAAAGATAAAAAATAAAAAGATCAGGATAACCCTTATTGTACTTTTGTGCATTATCGCATTACCTATCGTCGGGTTCTTTATTATTTCGTGGGCTGTTCTACCGCCGAAGAAACTAACCCCACTGGTGGTAAACACTGCAAATCAATACCTGAATGCAGAGTTACAGTGTGAGAAAATAGAACTAACCTATTTCGAAACCTTCCCCTTTCTGGGTGTGGCCATCAACAACGGCAAACTTATCAGTCATGTGGAAAGAGATTCTTTAACACAGTCGACGGATACCCTTACATTGCCAAGTGATTCTTTGCTCTCTTTCTCTAAATGCGTTGTCTCCGTCCAGCCCTTGGACTTCCTTCTAAAAAATAAAGTTACAGTCAAAAACGTAGTGTTTATCCAGCCGACCATTTACGGATATGTAAATGAAAATGGGAAAGCGAATTGGGAAATCTATAATACCACCGATACGACAACTGTAGAAGAATCCTCGGCAGAAAAACCTTTACCTTATATCGATGTGCAGCGGGTAAGAATTATCGACGGCTCGCTGACGTACGACAACCGCCAAACAAGCCTGTTTACCCATTTGAACGGTTTCTATTTTATGGTAGACGGAGCACGCACGGATTCATCTGCCATAGTAGATATAAAAACAGGGTGGAAAAAGCTTCTCTTCCAAAGTCCTGACTACACACTTGAAAACGATTTGGAATTAAATCTGAAAAGTAAAGTGAAACTGGAAGGGCAATCCCTTTACCTGTCTGATACCGAAATGCTAATTAACAAGCTACCTTTTACCTTAAACGGGAAAATCTATGCCGATAAAGAAAAGAAAAGCTTACAGACGGACTTGGAATACGGATTAAACATCCCGGATCTGAACACACTTTTCGCTTTTATTCCTTCTGCCTACCTGAAGAAAGATAAAGATACCCAAATAACAGGCTCCATTCAACTCACGGGAAAGATTCAAGGAGAATTGGGCGACAGTACTTATCCTGTGCTGACAGCCTGCTGCGTTTTAGAAAACGGCTCTTTATACGGAAAGTCCAAGGAGAATGGAATCGATAGCCTGGCTTTAGATGTCGATCTGTTATTGGATATGGCACATAGCGATTCTTCGTTTATCGACCTGGAACGTATGCTCATCCAAGGAAAACATTGCTCCTTCGACATGCAGGCAAAAGCAACCGATATCCTAGAAAATCCCGCTGTTTGGGCAACCTTAAAAGGAGATATCGATTTTACGGAAATATCTAAAAACTTCTTTCATCCGGATACGCTGGTAATGGAAGGAGATGTAAAAACGAACATCGAAACACGCTTTAAATTGAGCGACTTGCAACAAGCTAATTACGGAAAAGTCTTTGCGCAAGGACAGATGGATATCCAAAATTTTAAAGCAACCAGTGTTCCCTTCGATATCAATATGATCATTACTCAAGCCCAACTGAAAATAGACTCGGAAACCAAAGCCGAACGCTTTTTAAAAGACAAGAAATTAATGAACACAAACCTTTCCATCGATAGCTTAAATATCAAATGGAAAGAAAAAATAGTAACTAACTTATCTCACTTAAACATGGCGGTAAGTGCCCCTCCTACTACGGATACGACAGCAGTAATTCCCATGGGGGGAATGATCAGTTTTAACAAACTTCGCACATTATTGCCGGATTCCGTCTGGTTATGGATCGGAAAAACAGAGATGAAAGGCGCCCTTAAACCCTCTCCTTCCAATAAAAAAATGCCTGTTCTTGCCGCACTTATTCAATCGGATAGCCTGGCTTATATGTACCCGCAATATCATTCGGGTATCTTGTTAACGCACAGTTCGTTCAACATGAACGCCTTTCCTTATCAGTTTGATACGACAAATATCCGGAAAAGAAGAGTGAACCCGTTAAGTTCTGATTCTTTACGTCGCCGGTTAGTAGCAAAAAGAGATACCACTTTTATGCTGGATAAAAATACATCCAGGCTACTGCGCCAATGGGATGTAAAAGGGAATGTTACCTTTAATAACATGCGGGCATTTACCCCGTTTTTCCCCCTTCCCATAGAAATGAAAGAAAGTAATGTACATTTCACTACCAATGATATTAAACTCTCCGATGCCCAATTACAATTAGGAAAATCGGATTTTACCCTGAACGGAGAAATAAACAGTCTCCGGCGTGCCTTGCTAAGAGGTGGTAAATTAACCGCCGATTTATCTATCCAATCCGATTATATTAATTGTAACGAATTAATGAATGCAACCACCCGGGGGATGATTTATAGCGAACAACAGGCTGCGGTTTCCGAAGCAGATATGTCATCCGAAGGATTCGACGATTTCCAGACTTCTTCCGTTCAACTTAGCAACCAAACGGATACCACCGATACTTCCGGTGTATTTGTCTTGCCTGACTTTTTAAATTTGACTTTACGTACCCATGCAAAACAGATAGACTTCGACGATGTAACTCTCGAAAACACTACCGGGGGAGTGACCTTACAAGATCAAAGTTTGCAGTTAACCAATTTAAATATGCATTCGAACATTGGCTGCGGGCATCTGACAATGATTTACACGGCAAAAAACAAAAACGGAGCTTATGCCGGATTCGATTTAAATATGCAGGAGATATTGGTGGAAAAACTGGTTTCTCTCTTTCCTTCTATAGATACTTTACTTCCTATGCTTCGTTCTTTTGAAGGGATTGTAGATTGCCAGTTGGCTGCTACCTGCGATATGGATTCGACGATGTCTATTAAATTACCCTCTTTATATGCAGCTTGCCATCTGGAGGGACAAAACATGGTTTTACTCGACGGGGAAACGTTTACCGAAATATCCAAAACACTGATGTTTAAAAATAAGGAACGCAATATAATAGACCATATTGCCGTGGATTTTATAGTAAAGGATAATAAGATTGAAGTATTTCCTTTCCTCATAGAAATGGATAGGTACCGGGTAGCTGTCGGAGGAACTCACAATCTGGATATGACGTTTAACTACCATATCTCCGTGCTTAAATCACCCGTGCCTTTTAAACTGGGAATTAATATTACAGGGAATTTAGACGATTTCAAATTTAAAATAGGCAAATGCAAATACAAAGATCTCTTTAAGCCGGCAAAAAGTTCTGTGCTGGACAGTACAAATATTCGTATTAACGTGCGACAAGATATCTATGAGGCTATTCAAAAACAACTCCAATCGTCTCTTTTTAACCGGGAAATGATTCCGTTAGATTCGACCGGGGTACATCAACATCCTCATTTGGCAGACCACGAAACAGGGCTTGCTTCCGGTAAAAAATAG